A single region of the Desulfonatronovibrio hydrogenovorans DSM 9292 genome encodes:
- a CDS encoding class I SAM-dependent methyltransferase — MDDYKLLIDLHKQGYRQAPGGDAQTEFAIKLAMIDQTAPLKIADIGCGTGASTLVLARLLNAQITAVDFLQDFLDLLNQKAENAGVADRISTLACSMDDLPFADEELDVIWSEGAIYNIGFEKGLAEWRRFLKPGGLLVVSEVTWLTDSRPAELQEHWDSEYPEINLASAKIRVLEKQGYSPIGYFVLPEHCWLDEYYRPMQARFDDFLNRNKNSEEAREIVDAEQQEIDLYERYKNHISYGMYLARKLK, encoded by the coding sequence ATGGATGACTACAAACTTTTGATCGACCTGCACAAACAAGGTTATCGGCAGGCACCCGGTGGAGATGCCCAGACCGAATTTGCCATAAAACTTGCCATGATTGACCAGACCGCACCTCTGAAGATTGCTGATATCGGATGCGGTACTGGTGCATCCACCCTCGTGCTTGCCAGGCTCTTGAATGCCCAGATCACGGCGGTGGACTTCCTTCAGGATTTCTTGGACCTTCTGAATCAAAAAGCCGAAAACGCAGGGGTTGCAGACCGGATATCTACCCTTGCATGCTCCATGGACGACCTGCCATTCGCTGATGAGGAATTGGACGTCATCTGGTCCGAGGGGGCTATCTACAACATCGGGTTTGAAAAAGGCCTGGCCGAGTGGCGGCGCTTCCTTAAACCGGGTGGTCTGCTGGTTGTCTCTGAGGTCACATGGCTGACGGATTCTCGACCAGCGGAACTCCAGGAACACTGGGATAGTGAGTATCCCGAGATCAATCTGGCTTCGGCCAAGATCAGGGTTTTGGAGAAACAAGGCTATTCGCCCATCGGGTACTTTGTTTTGCCGGAGCATTGCTGGCTGGACGAATACTACCGGCCTATGCAGGCGAGATTTGATGACTTCCTGAACCGAAACAAAAACAGCGAAGAAGCACGTGAGATTGTGGACGCAGAGCAGCAGGAAATTGACCTCTACGAAAGATACAAAAACCACATCAGCTATGGAATGTATCTTGCAAGAAAATTGAAATAG
- a CDS encoding SH3 domain-containing protein, with product MDANIEPRQYLVIQDHTSEYPEPITFEKGAPLTVGEKYEGPEDWDNWFFCETPGQKGGWVPAQIIETLKDKTARASQSYTAKELNVRQGDLLVGSKILNGWVWCNRSGRSESGWVPLACLQESGQ from the coding sequence ATGGATGCAAACATAGAACCCAGGCAGTACCTTGTAATTCAAGACCACACCAGTGAGTATCCTGAACCCATCACCTTTGAAAAAGGCGCTCCTTTGACTGTGGGGGAGAAATATGAAGGTCCGGAAGACTGGGATAACTGGTTTTTCTGTGAAACACCCGGACAAAAAGGGGGCTGGGTTCCAGCCCAGATTATTGAGACCCTTAAGGACAAGACTGCCCGGGCTAGTCAAAGCTATACAGCAAAAGAACTGAATGTCCGCCAGGGGGACTTGCTTGTTGGCTCAAAAATTCTAAACGGCTGGGTCTGGTGTAACAGATCCGGCCGTTCAGAGTCAGGCTGGGTTCCTCTGGCATGCCTTCAGGAATCTGGGCAGTGA
- a CDS encoding KilA-N domain-containing protein, with product MTTGKEIVVLTETVRVQQDDYISLTDIARYRNADDPRFVIQNWMRTRFTLEFLGIWEQLNNPDFNRVEFEAVKNESGSNAFVMTPTKWVSLTGAIGVISKSGRYGGTYAHKDIAFEFASWVSVEFKLYLIKEFQRLKEQEFQQLGWDIRRNLAKINYRIHTDAIKTNLIPPELSPQQINFIYASEADLLNMALFGKTAKQWRDEYPDHKGNIRDQANVSQLVCLANLETLNAHFIHQGLPQAERLKILNQTAIHQMKLLLADRKIEQLEGK from the coding sequence ATGACAACCGGCAAGGAAATTGTCGTCCTCACTGAGACTGTGCGCGTCCAGCAGGATGATTACATCTCATTGACGGATATCGCCAGATACCGAAATGCCGACGATCCCCGGTTTGTCATTCAGAACTGGATGCGTACCCGTTTTACCCTGGAATTTTTGGGAATTTGGGAGCAGCTGAACAACCCTGATTTTAACCGTGTCGAATTCGAGGCGGTTAAAAATGAGTCCGGCAGCAACGCCTTTGTCATGACACCAACCAAGTGGGTCAGCCTCACCGGAGCCATAGGCGTTATCTCCAAATCAGGGCGCTATGGGGGAACCTACGCCCACAAAGACATCGCCTTTGAGTTCGCCTCCTGGGTGTCGGTAGAGTTCAAGCTCTACCTGATCAAGGAGTTCCAGCGCCTCAAAGAGCAGGAATTCCAGCAGCTCGGCTGGGATATCCGCCGCAACCTGGCCAAAATCAATTACCGCATCCACACCGACGCCATCAAGACGAACCTGATCCCGCCCGAGCTGTCGCCCCAACAAATCAATTTCATCTACGCCAGCGAAGCAGACCTGCTGAACATGGCCTTGTTTGGAAAAACCGCTAAACAGTGGCGGGACGAGTATCCTGACCACAAAGGCAATATTCGCGACCAAGCCAATGTCTCTCAGCTTGTCTGCCTGGCCAATCTCGAAACCCTGAACGCCCACTTCATTCATCAGGGTCTGCCCCAGGCCGAGCGGCTGAAGATTTTGAATCAGACCGCCATTCATCAAATGAAGCTTCTGCTTGCTGACAGAAAGATCGAGCAGTTGGAAGGAAAATAG
- a CDS encoding PEGA domain-containing protein produces the protein MAREYLVVLFSSKRRVKINGQFMGYTNTKLELEGGRYEVTLGPPANFSPEAQAIDLKQTASLQPMTIEFKKVEQ, from the coding sequence ATGGCCAGGGAGTATCTGGTGGTTTTGTTTTCCAGTAAACGGCGGGTCAAGATCAATGGTCAGTTCATGGGGTATACCAATACCAAACTTGAACTGGAAGGGGGCAGATATGAGGTCACCCTTGGTCCGCCTGCCAACTTCAGTCCTGAGGCCCAGGCCATCGACCTGAAACAGACCGCTTCCCTGCAACCCATGACCATAGAATTTAAAAAGGTGGAGCAATGA
- a CDS encoding patatin-like phospholipase family protein, which yields MNRSILLSFACLLVLVLSSGCAHYQVNEQSREFDQESGYRFDALESGPDNTDSLFVCLMFSGGGTRAAALSYGVMQALHETRIVVDGREKSLLDEVDCISSVSGGSFTAAYYGLFREDLFQDFRPQFLERNIQANLAAGLFNPVNWFRLASPYFSRIDMAAELYNREIFKDARFSSLKDNGRPLIILNATNLGSERRFEFTQEYFDAMGSRLDSYPVSRAVAASSAFPYLLTPISLKNYPVAANYTEPWWYQGALDPENWTSSRYNAARNLGVYLDEDNKYVHLMDGGLSDNVGARAVLDAYDRGFIRTRINQGRIDQLVLIVVNARTKGEDTLSTRPKPPGLFTVAAKTATVAMDNYSHESVASLREELYARVQTQKDEQACIDLLAEHCPDAPRPFALAAEVDPYVIEINFEAADLLPDEDPRYYLDLPTSFKLSTQQVEKLVNIGPRLLQASPQFQCLLKVLEAESQGLDRPEECPMGAGIFP from the coding sequence ATGAACAGATCCATTTTGCTGAGCTTTGCCTGCCTGCTGGTCCTGGTCCTGTCCAGCGGGTGCGCCCATTACCAGGTAAATGAGCAGAGCAGGGAGTTTGACCAGGAATCAGGCTACAGGTTTGATGCCTTAGAGTCCGGTCCGGACAATACTGATTCTTTGTTTGTCTGCTTGATGTTCTCTGGAGGCGGGACCAGGGCTGCAGCCCTGTCCTACGGAGTGATGCAGGCCTTGCATGAGACCCGGATCGTTGTTGACGGCCGGGAAAAGAGTCTTCTGGATGAGGTGGACTGTATTTCCTCGGTGTCTGGGGGGTCTTTTACAGCTGCTTATTACGGCCTGTTCAGGGAGGATCTGTTTCAGGACTTCCGGCCTCAGTTTCTGGAGCGGAACATCCAGGCCAATCTGGCTGCCGGGCTGTTTAATCCGGTCAACTGGTTCAGACTGGCTTCACCCTATTTCAGCCGGATTGACATGGCTGCAGAACTCTATAACCGGGAGATATTCAAAGATGCCCGGTTCAGCAGCCTAAAGGACAATGGCCGGCCTTTGATTATTCTCAATGCCACCAATCTTGGCAGTGAACGCCGCTTTGAATTCACCCAGGAATACTTTGATGCCATGGGCTCGCGCCTGGACTCCTATCCTGTATCCAGGGCTGTGGCTGCTTCTTCAGCCTTTCCTTATCTTCTGACCCCCATCAGTCTGAAGAACTACCCGGTGGCTGCAAACTATACTGAACCCTGGTGGTACCAGGGAGCTCTGGACCCGGAAAACTGGACTTCCAGCCGGTATAATGCCGCCCGGAATCTGGGGGTATATCTGGATGAAGACAACAAATACGTCCATCTCATGGACGGCGGCCTGTCCGACAATGTCGGGGCCAGGGCGGTCCTGGACGCATATGACCGGGGTTTTATCCGGACCCGGATCAACCAGGGCCGGATTGATCAGCTGGTCCTGATCGTGGTCAATGCCCGGACCAAGGGAGAGGACACTTTGAGCACCAGACCCAAGCCGCCTGGTCTTTTTACGGTAGCAGCCAAGACCGCCACAGTGGCCATGGACAATTACAGCCATGAAAGTGTGGCCAGTCTGCGGGAGGAACTGTATGCCCGGGTCCAGACCCAGAAGGATGAGCAGGCCTGTATTGACCTGCTGGCTGAGCACTGTCCGGACGCGCCCAGACCCTTTGCCCTGGCTGCAGAGGTGGACCCGTATGTTATTGAGATCAATTTTGAGGCTGCAGACCTGCTTCCGGACGAAGATCCGCGCTACTATCTTGATCTGCCCACTTCATTCAAGCTCAGTACCCAGCAGGTGGAAAAGCTGGTCAACATCGGTCCCAGGCTTTTGCAGGCATCACCCCAATTCCAATGCCTGCTCAAGGTACTGGAAGCTGAAAGCCAGGGCCTGGACAGGCCTGAGGAATGTCCCATGGGGGCCGGCATTTTTCCCTGA
- the tmk gene encoding dTMP kinase: MFITFEGIEGCGKSTQCRRLKSWLEEKGSQVVLTLEPGGSRLGLDLRRILLSMDNTDLSMEAELFLYLADRSQHVHTVIRPALEAGSTVISDRFADSTIVYQGYARGMDPGTLDHLNQIATTGIWPDLTVLLDLPAEIGLKRALDRNIQQNLTRSEGRFEAESLDFHNRVRQGYLAWAGRNPDRFLIVDATGSVEDIFETIRSRLESDFLKKS; the protein is encoded by the coding sequence GTGTTTATTACCTTTGAAGGGATAGAAGGATGCGGCAAGTCAACCCAGTGCCGGCGGCTCAAGTCCTGGCTGGAAGAAAAAGGCAGTCAGGTGGTACTGACCCTGGAGCCGGGCGGGAGCAGGCTTGGTCTGGATCTTCGGCGGATACTTCTATCCATGGACAACACTGACTTGTCCATGGAGGCTGAGCTTTTTCTGTACCTGGCTGACCGGTCCCAGCACGTGCATACTGTCATCAGACCGGCCCTGGAAGCCGGCAGCACCGTCATCTCTGACCGGTTTGCCGATTCAACCATTGTTTACCAGGGCTATGCCCGGGGAATGGACCCCGGAACCCTGGACCACCTCAACCAGATCGCCACAACCGGGATCTGGCCCGACTTGACCGTTCTTCTGGATCTGCCCGCTGAAATCGGTCTTAAACGGGCCCTGGACCGGAACATCCAGCAAAACCTGACCAGGTCCGAGGGCCGGTTTGAAGCTGAAAGCCTTGATTTTCACAACAGGGTCAGGCAGGGCTACCTGGCCTGGGCCGGCCGGAACCCGGACAGATTTCTCATTGTGGATGCCACCGGCAGTGTGGAAGATATCTTTGAAACCATCAGGTCCAGGCTGGAGTCTGATTTTTTGAAAAAATCATAA
- a CDS encoding 3'-5' exoribonuclease YhaM family protein has product MKITDSITRSYFELSRQEREKIPKARRKKLWIPWNLTRNRTPRCMKAILYDGAIDNIMKHKKTYIQDISQGMQVNDMFIVTQSRLDQAKNGPYWQLTLQDRTGTIPARIWSPASQGFEKISPEQIVNVRATAQSFRDQLQLNIDDLEFVPADETSLAFFLPVSATPPEELHRQLLDLLHRNIAFPPWAKLAKNILGQDEIRTSLINAPGGKSIHHAYIGGLLEHTLDVCRICLAISELYPDLDQDVLLVGAALHDLGKSREISSSISRDYSDQGKLLGHIFLGLEMIQPFVDKARNLSPELILHLKHIILSHHGELEFGSPKRPKTKEAFVLHFADNLDAKMNTLDQALKGQDAKDDQGPYWSEYQRSLARFLYSPARTPRPEMKKKGPATKEARCLLPLKG; this is encoded by the coding sequence GTGAAAATCACGGACAGCATCACCAGATCATATTTTGAGCTGTCCAGGCAAGAGCGGGAAAAAATTCCCAAGGCCCGCCGGAAAAAACTATGGATTCCCTGGAACTTAACCCGAAACAGAACACCTCGCTGCATGAAGGCAATACTTTATGACGGCGCAATTGACAACATCATGAAGCACAAAAAAACTTATATTCAGGACATCAGCCAGGGCATGCAGGTCAATGACATGTTCATTGTCACCCAGAGCCGCCTGGATCAGGCCAAGAACGGACCCTACTGGCAGCTGACCCTCCAGGACAGGACCGGGACCATCCCGGCCAGGATCTGGAGTCCGGCAAGCCAGGGATTTGAAAAAATCAGTCCTGAGCAGATCGTTAATGTCCGGGCCACGGCCCAGAGCTTCCGCGATCAGCTCCAGTTAAACATCGATGACCTGGAGTTTGTCCCGGCTGACGAGACCAGCCTGGCCTTTTTCCTGCCAGTGTCTGCCACTCCTCCGGAAGAACTTCACCGGCAGCTCCTGGACCTGCTTCACCGCAACATTGCCTTTCCGCCCTGGGCCAAGCTGGCCAAAAACATCCTGGGCCAGGACGAGATCAGGACCAGTCTGATCAATGCTCCGGGCGGCAAGTCCATCCATCACGCCTATATCGGCGGCCTGCTGGAACATACTCTGGACGTCTGCAGGATATGTCTGGCCATAAGCGAACTTTATCCGGATCTGGACCAGGATGTCCTTCTGGTAGGGGCAGCCCTGCATGATCTGGGCAAATCCAGGGAGATCTCGTCCTCCATCAGCCGGGACTACTCGGATCAGGGCAAGCTCCTGGGACATATCTTCCTGGGTCTGGAAATGATCCAGCCCTTTGTGGACAAGGCCAGAAACCTTTCCCCGGAGCTGATCCTGCATCTGAAGCATATCATCCTCAGCCATCACGGGGAACTGGAATTCGGCTCTCCCAAACGGCCCAAGACCAAAGAGGCCTTTGTCCTGCATTTTGCCGACAATCTGGACGCCAAGATGAACACCCTGGACCAGGCCCTGAAAGGACAGGATGCCAAGGATGACCAAGGCCCCTACTGGTCTGAATACCAGAGGTCCCTGGCCAGGTTCCTGTACAGTCCTGCCAGGACCCCCCGGCCTGAGATGAAAAAGAAAGGACCAGCCACAAAGGAGGCCCGGTGTTTATTACCTTTGAAGGGATAG
- a CDS encoding 4Fe-4S dicluster domain-containing protein yields the protein MAKKKGESSVKIYQDWCKGCGICVAFCPAKVLRLSSRGKAEVVNEDECINCGFCEVHCPDFAIMVYPRNSRSRADQKPDAGVSGADAVQEPAGPEK from the coding sequence ATGGCTAAAAAAAAGGGAGAGAGCAGCGTAAAAATCTATCAGGACTGGTGCAAGGGATGCGGAATCTGCGTGGCTTTCTGTCCGGCCAAGGTGCTGCGGTTGAGCAGCCGGGGCAAGGCAGAGGTGGTCAATGAAGACGAGTGTATCAACTGCGGCTTTTGTGAGGTCCACTGTCCGGATTTCGCCATCATGGTCTATCCCAGGAACAGCCGGTCCAGGGCTGATCAAAAGCCTGACGCCGGAGTTTCCGGGGCAGATGCAGTCCAGGAACCAGCCGGTCCGGAAAAATAA
- a CDS encoding 2-oxoacid:acceptor oxidoreductase subunit alpha, with product MATKSKKKKQTEKFALGNEAVVEGALLAGCNFYAGYPITPSTEIAEEMARRLPPMEDGVFIQMEDEIAGLGAVIGASLAGRKAMTATSGPGFSLMQEHIGYACITEVPLVLVNVMRAGPSTGMPTSPAQGDVQQARWGTHGDHPIIVLSAGDVQECLEMTVTAFNFSEKYRTPVILLLDEVTAHTREKITLPDPEELYVYSRMLPSMPPEWYMPFEDNMRGVSAMPPLGSGYRYHVTGLTHDDHGYPTSKPKEVEHFMNRLFRKIDQFFYDIQIVDEIRCDDAEVCIIAYGCVARSAELAVDMAREQGEKVGLLKLKTLFPFPRPIVEKMLRQCSSVLVPEMNMGQISREVKRVNNGLTKVNTLNRIDGQIITPGEILKKIQKG from the coding sequence ATGGCAACTAAATCAAAAAAGAAGAAACAGACGGAAAAATTCGCTCTGGGTAACGAAGCCGTGGTTGAAGGGGCTTTGCTGGCCGGATGTAATTTTTATGCCGGATATCCCATTACCCCGTCCACAGAGATCGCAGAAGAAATGGCCCGAAGGCTTCCACCCATGGAAGACGGGGTATTTATCCAGATGGAGGATGAAATTGCAGGCCTGGGAGCGGTCATCGGGGCTTCCCTGGCCGGTCGCAAGGCCATGACCGCCACATCCGGCCCCGGGTTTTCCCTGATGCAGGAGCATATCGGCTATGCCTGCATCACTGAGGTGCCTCTGGTGCTGGTCAATGTGATGCGGGCCGGTCCAAGTACGGGCATGCCCACCAGCCCGGCCCAGGGAGATGTCCAGCAGGCCAGATGGGGGACCCACGGCGACCACCCCATTATCGTGCTCTCGGCCGGAGACGTTCAGGAGTGCCTGGAGATGACGGTTACGGCCTTTAACTTTTCAGAAAAGTACCGGACCCCGGTGATCCTGCTTTTGGATGAAGTTACTGCTCACACCCGGGAAAAGATCACTCTGCCTGATCCTGAAGAGCTTTATGTCTATTCCAGGATGCTGCCCAGCATGCCTCCTGAATGGTACATGCCCTTTGAGGACAACATGCGAGGGGTTTCGGCCATGCCTCCCCTGGGTTCGGGCTACCGGTATCATGTAACCGGGCTGACCCACGATGATCACGGTTATCCCACTTCCAAACCCAAGGAAGTTGAACACTTCATGAACCGGCTGTTCCGGAAGATAGACCAGTTTTTTTATGATATCCAGATAGTGGATGAAATCAGGTGCGATGATGCTGAGGTGTGTATCATTGCCTACGGCTGCGTGGCCAGGTCTGCTGAACTGGCCGTGGACATGGCCAGGGAGCAGGGGGAAAAGGTGGGCCTGTTAAAGCTCAAGACCCTTTTTCCGTTTCCCAGGCCCATAGTTGAAAAGATGCTCAGACAGTGTTCTTCGGTCCTGGTTCCGGAAATGAACATGGGGCAGATCTCCCGGGAAGTGAAAAGGGTCAATAACGGCTTGACCAAGGTCAACACCCTGAACCGCATCGACGGCCAGATCATCACTCCGGGCGAAATACTCAAAAAAATCCAGAAAGGTTAA
- a CDS encoding 2-oxoacid:ferredoxin oxidoreductase subunit beta — protein sequence MAQVTQLIHDYLRHSKKFPHVFCPGCGHGIVLGSLIRSVHSLGIPKDDIVLVAGIGCSGRIPVYVDFNTVHTTHGRALTFATGIKLANPRLKVIVVMGDGDALSIGGNHLIHAARRNIGLTTLVLNNHIYGMTGGQSSSTTPFGCYSTTTPFGQMEKEFDIAEVTKACGANFVARATVMQANLMDRMISTALEHPGFNLVELITPCHTQFGRKNKYKSTVDMYKWLKKNAVPVEKYQDLSPEKQKEKIATGIFVQKDCMGLEQRYSEIRQKIIGEAK from the coding sequence ATGGCACAAGTAACCCAGCTCATCCATGATTATTTGAGGCATTCCAAGAAGTTTCCCCATGTCTTCTGTCCGGGATGCGGGCACGGAATAGTGCTCGGCTCCCTGATCCGGAGCGTCCATTCCCTGGGCATACCCAAGGACGACATCGTTCTGGTGGCCGGCATCGGCTGCTCCGGCCGGATTCCGGTCTATGTGGACTTTAATACGGTCCACACCACCCACGGCCGGGCCCTGACCTTTGCCACAGGCATAAAGCTGGCCAATCCCCGGCTCAAGGTCATCGTGGTCATGGGGGACGGAGATGCCCTGTCCATCGGCGGAAATCACCTCATCCATGCGGCCAGACGCAATATCGGACTGACCACTCTGGTCCTGAACAACCATATCTACGGCATGACCGGAGGTCAGAGTTCGTCCACCACTCCTTTTGGCTGCTATTCCACCACCACTCCTTTTGGCCAGATGGAAAAGGAATTTGACATTGCTGAGGTGACCAAGGCCTGCGGAGCCAATTTTGTGGCCAGGGCCACGGTCATGCAGGCCAACCTCATGGACAGGATGATCTCCACTGCCCTGGAGCATCCCGGCTTCAACCTGGTGGAACTCATCACCCCCTGCCATACCCAGTTCGGCCGCAAGAACAAGTACAAAAGCACTGTGGACATGTACAAGTGGCTGAAGAAAAACGCTGTGCCTGTTGAAAAGTATCAGGACCTGAGCCCGGAAAAACAAAAGGAAAAGATCGCCACCGGCATTTTTGTGCAAAAGGATTGCATGGGCCTTGAACAGAGATATTCTGAAATCCGGCAAAAGATCATAGGGGAGGCCAAATGA
- a CDS encoding 2-oxoacid:acceptor oxidoreductase family protein, which translates to MNKDTKLDRFEIRLSGLGGQGILTLGKIMGQALALDHGYFVTQTQSYGPEARGGASRSDLVISSKPISYPKTISLDLLVALSQEACNKFFSNLKPGGVLVVDTSLVPQTPTNIFWGLPFTDMARKVGLVQTTNIVTLGALTHFLPFMRATAVRKSLKSVLPSKIIDINIKAFNAGFNRAKKDYPTAPEKWKSS; encoded by the coding sequence ATGAACAAGGACACCAAGCTGGACCGGTTTGAAATCAGGCTTTCAGGCCTGGGAGGCCAGGGAATCCTGACCCTGGGCAAGATCATGGGCCAGGCCCTGGCCCTGGATCATGGATATTTTGTCACCCAGACCCAGAGCTACGGCCCGGAGGCCAGGGGCGGAGCCAGCAGGTCGGATCTGGTCATCAGTTCCAAACCCATCAGCTACCCTAAGACCATCAGCCTGGATCTGCTGGTGGCCCTGAGTCAGGAGGCCTGCAATAAGTTCTTTTCCAATCTCAAGCCTGGCGGAGTTCTGGTGGTGGATACCTCCCTGGTGCCTCAGACCCCGACCAATATCTTCTGGGGCCTTCCCTTTACAGATATGGCCCGGAAAGTGGGACTGGTCCAGACCACCAACATCGTTACCCTGGGGGCATTGACCCATTTTCTGCCTTTTATGCGGGCCACTGCCGTGCGCAAGAGCCTGAAAAGCGTCCTGCCGTCCAAGATAATCGACATCAATATCAAGGCCTTTAACGCTGGATTCAACAGGGCCAAAAAAGACTACCCCACTGCTCCGGAAAAATGGAAATCCTCCTGA
- the surE gene encoding 5'/3'-nucleotidase SurE, whose product MEILLTNDDGIHAPGIKSLYQALITAGHRVRVVAPLTEQSAVGHSVTIFSPIRVREIQEQGLTGHALSGTPVDCVKWAMNFLLGTRPDLVVSGINNGANVGIDVLYSGTVSAATEGALAGVPALAVSIDDFNPQDLRGQAQWTAGLIERFPWDRLPEQNVLNLNFPACSMDRIQGVRVCSQTNVVYQDRYHCRKDPRGGDYYWLGGEIPMQLVDPEADRALLSRNYVTLTPLKFELTNFNVLNELQEIVQSAKMQDK is encoded by the coding sequence ATGGAAATCCTCCTGACCAATGACGACGGCATTCATGCGCCGGGCATCAAGAGCCTCTACCAGGCCCTGATCACGGCCGGTCACAGGGTCCGGGTCGTGGCTCCGCTGACCGAGCAGAGTGCAGTGGGCCATTCAGTGACCATCTTCTCCCCCATCCGGGTCAGGGAGATCCAGGAGCAGGGGCTGACCGGCCACGCCCTTTCAGGCACGCCAGTGGACTGCGTCAAATGGGCCATGAATTTTCTTCTGGGCACCAGGCCGGATCTGGTGGTTTCAGGGATTAACAACGGGGCCAATGTGGGGATTGATGTGCTTTATTCCGGCACGGTCTCAGCTGCCACCGAGGGAGCCCTGGCCGGAGTGCCGGCCCTGGCCGTGTCCATTGATGACTTCAACCCCCAGGACCTGAGGGGCCAGGCCCAATGGACAGCCGGGCTTATTGAGAGATTTCCCTGGGACAGGCTTCCGGAGCAGAATGTCCTTAACCTGAATTTTCCGGCCTGTTCCATGGACCGGATCCAGGGAGTCAGGGTCTGCTCCCAGACCAATGTGGTGTATCAGGACAGGTATCACTGCCGGAAAGACCCCAGGGGCGGAGACTACTACTGGCTGGGGGGGGAAATCCCCATGCAGCTGGTTGATCCTGAGGCGGACAGAGCTCTTTTGAGCAGGAACTATGTAACCCTGACCCCTTTGAAGTTTGAATTGACCAACTTTAATGTTCTGAATGAGTTGCAAGAGATTGTGCAATCAGCTAAGATGCAAGATAAGTAA
- the fba gene encoding class II fructose-1,6-bisphosphate aldolase: protein MPLTSPKEMFNAAYHGGYAIGAFNVNNMEIIQGIIQAGEAEKSPLILQVSAGARKYAGQNYIYKLMEAALEEADLPMVLHLDHGQTFEICRDVIEGGFTSVMIDGSHLPFEENIALTKQVVEYAHDRGVWVEAELGRLAGVEDEVSSEENVYTEPDEAVEFVERTGCDSLAIAIGTSHGAYKFKGEPKLDFERLDKITAMLPNFPLVLHGASSVLPEFVDMANQYGGKVADAKGVPEDFLRKAAKSGVCKINIDTDIRLAMTAVIRKFFQENPQEFDPRKYLGPARQAVKDMVQHKIKNVLGSSNRI, encoded by the coding sequence ATGCCTTTAACTTCACCCAAAGAGATGTTTAATGCGGCGTATCATGGCGGATACGCCATAGGCGCCTTCAACGTCAACAACATGGAAATCATCCAGGGTATAATCCAGGCCGGCGAGGCGGAAAAATCCCCCCTTATCCTGCAGGTGTCGGCCGGAGCCCGGAAATACGCAGGCCAGAACTATATCTACAAGCTGATGGAGGCTGCCCTGGAAGAGGCGGATTTGCCCATGGTCCTGCACCTGGATCACGGTCAGACCTTTGAGATATGCCGGGACGTGATTGAGGGAGGGTTCACCTCGGTTATGATCGACGGCTCCCATCTTCCCTTTGAAGAGAACATCGCCCTGACCAAACAGGTGGTGGAGTACGCCCATGACCGGGGAGTCTGGGTGGAGGCTGAACTGGGCCGGCTGGCCGGAGTGGAGGACGAGGTAAGTTCTGAAGAGAACGTCTACACTGAACCGGACGAGGCTGTGGAGTTTGTGGAGCGGACCGGGTGCGATTCCCTGGCCATTGCCATTGGAACCAGCCATGGCGCTTACAAATTCAAGGGCGAACCAAAGCTGGACTTTGAACGCCTGGACAAGATTACTGCCATGCTCCCCAATTTTCCCCTGGTACTGCACGGAGCTTCGTCGGTTTTGCCCGAGTTCGTGGACATGGCCAATCAGTACGGAGGAAAGGTGGCCGATGCCAAGGGAGTTCCCGAGGACTTTCTGCGTAAGGCTGCCAAGTCCGGAGTCTGCAAGATCAATATTGACACGGACATCCGGCTGGCCATGACTGCAGTCATCCGCAAGTTTTTCCAGGAAAATCCCCAGGAGTTTGACCCGCGCAAGTACCTTGGCCCGGCCCGGCAGGCGGTCAAAGACATGGTTCAGCACAAGATCAAGAATGTCCTGGGCTCTTCAAACAGAATCTAA